A genome region from Haliotis asinina isolate JCU_RB_2024 chromosome 11, JCU_Hal_asi_v2, whole genome shotgun sequence includes the following:
- the LOC137255944 gene encoding putative uncharacterized protein C7orf78 — MASTVSESDVKVETSRPPSGKSSLGIVQFGFHAKTSFDADDALLQTRSEKLQVKKKTKDDDIWRKPPPDFRVAVYDPQPPKRNTVDSMQPWRYGTIPGERTRVKRERTSLLPVIFRDRGPKEQNFVTRFHIPRPFTAKKQFVRDGMHPTEEYEMPQRHDFRRYPPIKSLGLPEFLTNYEKDPYNIRFNTDHRNTIHGLTLGCTERDLVNERQMAPAMASKPKYDPELILSRDPWPTKSGAYTRHRRRNRQPYSAFMERVETELVTQWAREKLEKVLQEYEDRKQTVTAS, encoded by the exons ATGGCGAGCACAGTCAGCGAGTCGGATGTGAAAGTTGAAACGTCACGCCCACCCAGTGGAAAGAGCTCACTAGGAATAGTCCAGTTCGGTTTCCATGCCAAAACAAGTTTTGATGCTGATGACGCATTACTCCAGACTAGAAGCGAAAAGTTGCAAgtgaaaaagaaaaccaaagaCGATGATATATGGCGAAAGCCACCCCCTGACTTCCGGGTGGCTGTTTATGATCCTCAACCACCTAAACGCAACACAGTTGATTCCATGCAGCCCTGGAGGTACGGCACAATACCCGGGGAGCGAACCAGGGTAAAGAGGGAGCGAACGTCATTACTGCCGGTCATATTTCGTGACAGAGGTCCAAAGGAGCAAAACTTTGTGACGAGGTTCCACATACCCAGGCCTTTTACGGCTAAGAAACAGTTCGTAAGGGACGGGATGCACCCAACGGAGGAGTATGAGATGCCCCAGAGACACGACTTcagacga TACCCGCCTATAAAAAGTCTCGGATTGCCAGAGTTCTTGACAAACTACGAAAAGGACCCCTACAACATCCGGTTCAACACAGACCACCGCAATACAA TACACGGTTTGACGCTGGGCTGCACAGAACGCGACCTTGTGAACGAACGTCAGATGGCGCCGGCGATGGCCTCCAAGCCAAAATACGATCCTGAGCTCATTCTGTCCAGAGATCCCTGGCCTACCAAGAGCGGAGCTTACACA CGTCACCGACGACGCAACCGCCAGCCATACAGCGCGTTCATGGAACGTGTGGAAACGGAGTTGGTCACGCAGTGGGCACGTGAAAAACTGGAGAAGGTATTGCAGGAATACGAGGACAGAAAGCAGACCGTTACAGCGTCCTAA